Proteins encoded together in one Pseudomonas sp. Seg1 window:
- the cobC gene encoding alpha-ribazole phosphatase family protein, with product MTLRLDLLRHGETELGGGLRGSLDDALTEKGWAQMRAAVIAGGPWDRLVSSPLQRCARFAAELGEQLNLPVQLDKDLQELHFGAWEGQSAAALMETDAEALGLFWADPYSFTPPQGEPVGDFSARVLAAVARLHRAYAGERVLLISHGGVMRLLLARARGLPREQLLNVEVTHGALFSLTVDADGSLKEGR from the coding sequence ATGACTTTGCGTCTGGATCTGCTGCGCCACGGTGAGACGGAACTGGGTGGTGGCTTGCGCGGCAGCCTCGACGATGCGCTCACTGAGAAGGGCTGGGCGCAGATGCGTGCGGCGGTCATCGCGGGCGGGCCGTGGGATCGTCTGGTCAGTTCGCCGTTGCAGCGTTGTGCGCGCTTTGCCGCTGAGTTGGGCGAGCAATTGAATCTGCCGGTGCAACTGGACAAGGATCTGCAGGAACTGCATTTCGGTGCGTGGGAAGGGCAGAGCGCGGCGGCGTTGATGGAAACCGATGCCGAGGCGTTGGGGCTGTTTTGGGCGGATCCCTATTCATTTACGCCGCCGCAAGGGGAGCCAGTCGGCGATTTTTCTGCACGGGTGTTGGCGGCGGTTGCGCGGTTGCACAGGGCTTACGCGGGTGAGCGGGTGCTGCTGATCAGTCATGGCGGAGTGATGCGCCTGTTGCTGGCGCGGGCGCGAGGGTTGCCTCGTGAGCAACTGCTTAATGTCGAAGTCACTCATGGGGCATTGTTCTCACTGACCGTCGACGCTGATGGCTCGCTCAAGGAAGGTCGCTGA
- a CDS encoding adenosylcobinamide-GDP ribazoletransferase: MLPLWIALQFLSSLPIRLPGMPEPEQLGRSLLFYPLVGLLFGVMLWALNLALAGAPLLLNGALLLTVWVLLSGALHLDGLADSADAWLGGFGDRERTLTIMKDPRSGPIAVVTLVLVLLLKFAALLALIEQQQTLALIIVPVLGRAALLGLFLTTPYVRAGGLGQALADHLPRKAGWWVVAVSALACVLIAGFKAVVALLVAVVVFVWLRRVMVRRLGGTTGDTAGALLELLEMAVLVGLVLV, encoded by the coding sequence ATGTTGCCGCTGTGGATCGCCCTGCAATTTCTCAGCAGTTTGCCGATTCGTTTGCCGGGGATGCCGGAGCCTGAACAGCTTGGGCGTTCGCTGCTGTTTTATCCGCTGGTCGGGCTGCTGTTCGGCGTGATGCTCTGGGCGCTGAATCTGGCGTTGGCGGGCGCGCCGCTGTTGCTGAACGGGGCGTTGCTGTTGACGGTTTGGGTGTTGCTCAGCGGGGCATTGCATCTTGATGGACTCGCCGACAGCGCCGATGCCTGGCTCGGCGGTTTTGGTGATCGCGAGCGCACGCTGACGATCATGAAGGATCCACGTAGCGGGCCGATTGCGGTGGTGACGCTGGTGTTGGTGTTATTGCTGAAGTTCGCGGCGCTGCTGGCGTTGATCGAACAGCAGCAGACGCTGGCGCTGATCATCGTGCCGGTGCTGGGGCGGGCGGCGCTGCTCGGGTTGTTTCTGACCACGCCGTATGTGCGGGCCGGTGGCTTGGGGCAAGCGTTGGCCGATCATCTGCCTCGCAAAGCGGGTTGGTGGGTTGTTGCGGTGAGCGCGTTGGCGTGTGTGCTGATTGCCGGGTTCAAGGCTGTTGTTGCGCTGCTGGTGGCGGTTGTCGTGTTCGTCTGGCTGCGGCGAGTGATGGTGCGGCGGTTGGGCGGTACGACCGGAGACACGGCGGGGGCGTTGCTGGAGTTGCTGGAGATGGCGGTGCTGGTTGGGCTGGTTTTGGTCTGA
- a CDS encoding MarR family transcriptional regulator translates to MLSSQCLCTNLRRAARGVSRHYDGALDGFGINVAQYSLLCNLQRLDQPSISELAEAMGLDRSTLGRNLRVLEGEGLVALAEGADMRNRIVRLTETGAQRLAAALPAWEAAQQRLIDRLGAEKRETLLKLLDELA, encoded by the coding sequence ATGCTTTCTTCTCAGTGTTTGTGCACTAACCTGCGTCGCGCCGCTCGTGGCGTCAGCAGGCATTACGACGGCGCTCTCGACGGCTTCGGGATCAACGTTGCCCAGTATTCTTTGCTGTGCAATCTGCAGCGTCTGGATCAACCGAGCATCTCCGAACTTGCCGAAGCCATGGGCCTGGATCGCAGCACCCTGGGGCGCAATCTGCGCGTGCTGGAAGGCGAAGGGCTGGTGGCGCTGGCCGAGGGCGCGGACATGCGTAACCGGATTGTCCGGCTCACCGAAACCGGCGCGCAGCGTTTGGCAGCAGCGCTGCCGGCGTGGGAAGCGGCGCAGCAGCGATTGATTGATCGCCTGGGTGCCGAGAAGCGTGAAACCTTGCTCAAATTGCTGGATGAACTGGCTTGA
- a CDS encoding MFS transporter produces the protein MWRACGWVLLGSALILALSLGVRHGFGLFLSPMSAQFGWGREVFAFAIALQNLIWGLAQPFTGALADRFGAAKVVLVGGVLYAAGLVCMGLSDSAVTLSLSAGLLIGIGLSGTSFSVILGVVGRAVPPEKRSMGMGIASAAGSFGQFAMLPGTLGLIGWLGWSAALLVLGLLVAMIVPLVSMLKDKPLPVLGHEQTLSEALREACSHSGFWLLAFGFFVCGFQVVFIGVHLPAYLVDQHLPATVGTTVLALIGLFNIFGTYTAGWLGGRMSKPRLLTALYLLRAVVIVLFLWLPVTTTSAYLFGMAMGFLWLSTVPLTNGTVATLFGVRNLSMLGGIVFLFHQLGSFLGGWLGGVVYDRTGSYDLIWQVAILLSLLAAALNWPVRERPVARLQAAASAA, from the coding sequence ATGTGGCGTGCGTGCGGTTGGGTGTTGCTGGGTAGTGCGCTGATTCTCGCGTTGTCATTGGGCGTGCGTCACGGCTTCGGCCTGTTCCTGTCGCCGATGAGTGCGCAGTTCGGCTGGGGCCGCGAGGTGTTTGCCTTCGCGATCGCTTTGCAGAACCTGATCTGGGGTCTGGCGCAGCCGTTTACCGGTGCGCTGGCTGACCGTTTCGGCGCGGCGAAAGTGGTACTCGTCGGTGGAGTGCTTTACGCGGCGGGTCTGGTGTGCATGGGGCTGTCTGATTCGGCGGTGACGTTGTCACTGAGCGCCGGCCTGCTGATCGGTATCGGTCTTTCCGGCACCTCGTTCTCGGTCATCCTCGGCGTCGTGGGGCGTGCCGTGCCACCAGAGAAACGCAGTATGGGCATGGGCATCGCCAGTGCCGCCGGCTCTTTTGGCCAGTTCGCCATGTTGCCGGGGACATTGGGGCTGATTGGCTGGCTCGGCTGGTCGGCCGCACTGCTGGTGCTGGGCCTGCTGGTGGCGATGATCGTGCCACTGGTGAGCATGCTCAAGGACAAACCGCTGCCGGTGCTCGGTCACGAGCAGACGCTGTCCGAGGCGCTACGCGAAGCCTGTTCACACTCGGGGTTCTGGCTGTTGGCGTTCGGCTTTTTCGTCTGTGGTTTTCAAGTGGTATTCATTGGTGTGCATCTGCCGGCGTACCTGGTCGATCAGCACTTGCCGGCCACGGTCGGCACCACGGTGCTGGCGCTGATCGGGCTGTTCAACATCTTCGGTACCTACACCGCCGGGTGGCTCGGCGGGCGCATGTCGAAACCGCGTCTGCTCACCGCGTTGTACCTGTTGCGTGCGGTGGTGATCGTGCTGTTCCTGTGGCTGCCGGTGACGACCACGTCGGCCTACCTGTTCGGCATGGCCATGGGTTTCCTGTGGTTGTCGACGGTACCGTTGACCAACGGTACGGTGGCAACCTTGTTTGGTGTGCGCAATCTGTCCATGCTCGGTGGCATTGTGTTCCTGTTCCATCAGCTCGGATCGTTCCTCGGCGGCTGGCTGGGCGGGGTGGTGTATGACCGTACCGGGAGTTACGACTTGATCTGGCAAGTGGCGATTCTTCTCAGCCTGTTGGCGGCTGCATTGAACTGGCCGGTGCGCGAGCGTCCGGTGGCGCGCCTGCAAGCCGCTGCGAGCGCCGCATGA
- a CDS encoding glutathione peroxidase, translating into MLMRWCAVPALLVALTGLAQAADCPEVLQGSLPKLRAKESIDLCKQYADKPLVVVNTASFCGFAPQFEGLEALHKRYEGQGLQMLGVPSNDFKQESKDSAETAKVCYANYGVTFAMTEPQKVRGDDATHLFQVLAAQSSAPKWNFYKYVIDRQGKVIANFSSLTKPDDPEFIAAIEKAIASKPLKN; encoded by the coding sequence ATGCTGATGCGCTGGTGTGCTGTTCCCGCGTTGCTGGTGGCGTTGACTGGCCTGGCCCAGGCGGCGGATTGCCCGGAAGTGTTGCAAGGTTCGCTGCCCAAGCTGCGAGCCAAGGAATCCATCGATCTGTGCAAGCAGTACGCCGATAAGCCGCTGGTGGTGGTCAATACCGCCAGTTTCTGTGGTTTTGCGCCGCAGTTCGAAGGCCTTGAAGCGCTGCACAAACGCTACGAAGGGCAGGGGTTGCAAATGCTCGGCGTGCCTTCCAATGACTTCAAGCAAGAGTCCAAGGACAGCGCCGAGACCGCCAAGGTCTGCTACGCCAACTATGGCGTGACGTTCGCCATGACCGAACCGCAGAAAGTCCGTGGTGACGATGCCACCCATCTGTTCCAGGTGCTCGCTGCCCAAAGCAGTGCGCCAAAATGGAATTTCTACAAATATGTGATCGATCGTCAGGGCAAGGTCATCGCGAATTTCTCCAGCCTGACCAAGCCCGATGATCCGGAATTTATCGCCGCAATCGAGAAAGCCATCGCCTCGAAACCCCTGAAGAACTGA
- a CDS encoding outer membrane protein transport protein, with amino-acid sequence MKKVMLKTTLSLAVTVASTQIFAAGFAINEHSISGMGTGYAGRSSSADDASTVYGNPAGMSRIKREQVTGGVAFLDAKTDISDASSSPNRGSNKGDMVPFTSVPMGFYVKPIDDHWAFGLGVYVPFGLITDYEKNFAGRYFGSKSEVQVITFQPTVSYAFNDKVSIGFGPTINRIDGTLESNLSITQAAPDGKVKIKGDDTALGYNIGVLVQATDTTRLGLTYHSKVDYKLEGNTKVNYGVLGAVGLGANQKYDASLKITTPESIDFSVTQAINDRWNVYAGSTWTRWSQLEKITVKNSGVQPLLAGQFGEITEDQNWHDSWAYAVGTSYQLNKEWVLRTGLTFDQSPTNNVDRSPRIPTGDRTIFSIGAGWSPTEDLTIDVAYSYLKEESVKIRNENDRGQSYNAKYENSANGFGVGATYRF; translated from the coding sequence ATGAAAAAAGTAATGCTCAAAACCACCCTTAGTCTTGCCGTAACCGTGGCATCCACCCAGATCTTCGCAGCTGGCTTTGCCATCAACGAACACAGCATCAGCGGGATGGGGACTGGGTACGCCGGGCGATCTTCTTCTGCCGACGACGCAAGCACTGTTTATGGCAACCCTGCCGGCATGTCGCGCATCAAGCGCGAACAAGTCACGGGCGGTGTTGCATTCCTCGACGCAAAAACCGATATCAGCGACGCCAGCTCCAGCCCTAACCGCGGTAGCAACAAAGGCGACATGGTGCCCTTCACCTCCGTACCTATGGGCTTCTACGTCAAACCGATTGACGACCATTGGGCATTCGGTCTCGGTGTATACGTGCCGTTCGGCCTGATTACTGACTACGAGAAAAACTTTGCCGGCCGCTACTTCGGCAGCAAGTCTGAAGTACAAGTCATCACCTTCCAGCCGACTGTCAGCTACGCCTTCAACGACAAGGTATCGATCGGTTTCGGTCCGACCATCAACCGCATCGACGGTACGCTGGAATCCAACCTGTCGATCACTCAGGCCGCGCCGGATGGCAAGGTCAAGATCAAGGGTGACGACACCGCGCTGGGCTACAACATCGGCGTGCTGGTACAAGCCACTGATACCACTCGTCTGGGTCTGACTTACCACTCGAAAGTCGACTACAAGCTGGAAGGCAACACCAAGGTCAACTACGGTGTGCTCGGTGCAGTCGGTCTGGGCGCCAACCAGAAGTACGATGCTTCGTTGAAGATCACCACGCCTGAATCGATCGACTTCTCGGTCACTCAAGCGATCAACGACCGCTGGAACGTCTACGCCGGTTCGACCTGGACCCGCTGGAGCCAGCTGGAAAAGATCACCGTCAAGAACTCCGGTGTGCAGCCGCTGCTGGCCGGTCAGTTCGGCGAGATCACCGAAGACCAGAACTGGCACGATTCCTGGGCTTACGCCGTGGGTACTTCGTACCAGTTGAACAAGGAATGGGTACTGCGAACCGGTCTGACCTTCGACCAGTCGCCGACCAACAACGTCGACCGTTCGCCACGTATTCCTACCGGCGACCGGACCATCTTCAGCATCGGTGCCGGCTGGAGCCCGACCGAAGACCTGACCATCGACGTTGCTTACTCGTACCTGAAGGAAGAGTCGGTCAAGATCCGCAACGAAAACGATCGTGGCCAGAGCTACAACGCCAAGTATGAAAACTCGGCAAACGGCTTCGGTGTCGGCGCGACTTACCGCTTCTGA